A stretch of Lathyrus oleraceus cultivar Zhongwan6 chromosome 6, CAAS_Psat_ZW6_1.0, whole genome shotgun sequence DNA encodes these proteins:
- the LOC127095207 gene encoding uncharacterized protein LOC127095207: MELVNRDASLKVKVIIAHVVEKYRYIISYKKAWIAKCKAIESLYGNWETSYNDLPQWILVMKTYLPGTIIELQTLPVISNDGSYLADQRIFYRLFWAFRPCIRGFAYCKPIVQVDGTWLYGKYRGTLLMAVAQDGNGNIFPIAFALVESETKEAWSFFLKNLRMHVTPQANLCLISDRHESIKSAYNNPENGWQFPPSSHVYCIRHIAQNFMREIKDKDLRKMVVNMGYALTEATFNYYRGEIRRTNNNALSWIDNIPREKWARAFDGGQRWGHMTTNLAEAMNAVLKETRNLPITALVKSTYYRLGSLFGRRGHQWTKMLASGQVFTDNCNKGMAEEVIKANTHNVMQFDRERFYFMVQEKINHNDGRPTGTFSVDLRKQHCDCGKFQAFHLPCSHVIAACSSIRQDYSIHIPDVFKIRNVFKVYQESFLGLSHEENWPQYEGYTLCHDDSMRRRKKGRPNSTRIRTEMDDVEKEKRRCGICREIGHMRRKCPNVAGSSQRPSR; this comes from the coding sequence ATGGAGCTTGTAAATCGGGACGCTTCTCTTAAGGTGAAGGTTATCATTGCTCATGTTGTTGAGAAATACCGGTATATCATATCATACAAAAAGGCATGGATTGCAAAGTGTAAGGCGATTGAGTCGCTCTATGGAAATTGGGAGACATCTTACAACGATCTTCCGCAGTGGATACTGGTAATGAAAACATATCTTCCAGGTACCATTATAGAATTACAAACCCTACCTGTGATTTCAAATGATGGTTCATACTTGGCTGACCAAAGGATATTTTATCGTCTGTTTTGGGCGTTTAGACCATGTATACGTGGCTTCGCGTATTGTAAACCAATTGTGCAGGTTGATGGAACTTGGTTGTATGGCAAGTACAGAGGGACTCTGCTGATGGCTGTGGCACAGGATGGGAACGGAAACATATTTCCGATAGCGTTCGCATTGGTTGAAAGTGAAACAAAGGAAGCCtggagtttctttcttaagaaTTTGAGAATGCATGTTACCCCCCAAGCAAACCTATGCCTAATATCAGACAGGCATGAATCAATAAAGAGTGCATACAACAACCCGGAAAATGGATGGCAGTTTCCTCCTTCATCACACGTCTATTGCATCAGACATATCGCGCAAAACTTCATGCGGGAGATTAAAGACAAGGATCTGCGGAAAATGGTTGTTAACATGGGTTATGCATTAACAGAGGCAACGTTTAACTACTACCGGGGGGAAATCCGAAGAACAAACAACAACGCTTTATCATGGATAGACAACATCCCTCGCGAGAAGTGggcaagggcatttgacggagggCAACGCTGGGGTCACATGACAACTAACCTAGCAGAAGCAATGAACGCCGTGTTGAAAGAAACTCGGAACCTTCCAATCACTGCGTTGGTCAAATCTACGTACTATCGTTTAGGATCACTATTTGGTAGAAGAGGCCATCAGTGGACAAAAATGTTAGCCTCTGGGCAGGTTTTCACTGATAACTGCAACAAGGGGATGGCTGAGGAAGTCATCAAAGCTAACACGCATAACGTCATGCAGTTCGACCGAGAGAGATTTTATTTCATGGTCCAAGAGAAGATTAATCATAACGACGGTCGACCAACCGGAACGTTCAGCGTTGATCTAAGGAAACAACACTGTGACTGTGGGAAATTTCAGGCATTTCACTTACCTTGCTCTCATGTAATCGCAGCATGTTCGAGCATACGCCAGGACTATTCCATTCACATTCCAGACGTCTTCAAAATTCGTAACGTCTTCAAGGTCTATCAGGAGAGTTTCCTAGGACTTTCCCATGAGGAGAATTGGCCACAATATGAAGGATATACTCTTTGCCACGATGACTctatgagaaggaggaagaaagGGCGCCCAAACAGCACCAGGATTAGAACCGAGATGGACGACGTTGAGAAGGAGAAGAGAAGGTGTGGAATTTGTCGCGAAATAGGACACATGCGTAGGAAATGTCCTAATGTTGCAGGATCATCCCAACGACCTTCCAGATGA